A region from the Apteryx mantelli isolate bAptMan1 chromosome 40, bAptMan1.hap1, whole genome shotgun sequence genome encodes:
- the LOC136995202 gene encoding snRNA-activating protein complex subunit 2-like has product MKPPLRTRLTPARYVTGPGAAAAAPEPPRAAWSAREKRALLGALRAQAALGASELEPRRLRERLPRRSEAEILAFVSHLKGRVAREAVRTEYRQCLEEQRRRRAEIPAPIEVWTDLAEKLSEQLEEATVAAFSQVLTIAAAEPLSLLRSVPAAAPRAGARSAGSPGRCLRHRH; this is encoded by the exons ATGAAGCCGCCGCTGCGGACCCGCTTGACCCCGGCGCGCTACGTGACGggtcccggggcggcggcggcggcgccggagccTCCGCGAGCCGCTTGGTCGGCGCGGGAGAAGCGGGCGCTGCTCGGAGCTCTGCGGGCTCAGGCCGCGCTCGGCGCCTCCGAGCTGGAGCCGCGGCGGCTGCGGGAGCGGCTGCCCCGGCGGAGCGAGGCCGAG ATCCTCGCCTTCGTCTCGCACCTGAAGGGCCGGGTGGCGCGCGAGGCCGTGCGGACCGAGTACCGCCAGTGCCTGGAGGagcagcgccggcggcgggcCGAGATCCCGGCCCCCATCGAG gTGTGGACGGACCTCGCCGAGAAGCTCtcggagcagctggaggaggccaCAGTGGCAGCGTTCTCGCAG GTGCTCACCatcgcggccgcggagccgctgaGCCTGCTGCGCTCggtgcccgccgcggccccccgtgCCGGAGCCAGATCCGCCGGATCCCCGGGACGCTGCCTCCGCCACCGCCACTGA